tctccctctctcttttttttttttttttttttttttttttggacattgcAGGTGAAAGTCGGGAAGAAAAGTTAGGAGATTCATTGCAAGATTTATACAGGGCATTGGAGCAAGCCAGTCTGTCACCACTGGGAGAACATCGCATTTCAACCAAGATGGAGTACAAGCTATCATTTATAAAGAGATGTAATGACCCTGTAATGAATGACAAACTACACAGGCTGAGAATTCTCAAAAGCACTTTAAAGGTAAGATACGAAATGGAAGGGGAAATTCCTTTAAGAGATTCATCCTTGAGCTCAGTGGATTACCAGCTActctgaagaaatacaaaatgggTAGGTGGAGGGGCGGGCAGGAAAACAGGAAGAACCTGAAGCTGAGCTGTTTCTGTGGTGTTGTCAGTGCACTGGTAGGGAGGAAATAACCCTAACTTTTCATTATCATCTCAGAGTGCTGGCTAAATGTTACGTGACTTAGTTCTTGGGGAAAGCAGgatgtaattaaaatttttttcaaaaatgtggGGCTGGTGTTATTCCTCGGTCTTTCGTTTACCTAAGATGAATATGCCATGTAGTTACTAATATAGTTATTAAAAGAACACAGCGTGTATGCAGGATGCAGTAGTGGGCACTAAAATGCTTACAGATATTTCATGAATATCTCCTACGGCACATTTGGAGGGAAGCCACAGTGATTCGTGTTCCGTGtacaaattttataattgttCTGTTTACGCTATCAGTTCCCAACtcacatgtaattttttattctacATTTCCATAAGGGCTTACATTATCTCCAGTCTCCTTATGATGCCACCCCCAGACTGGGGAGGAGGTGGTGAAAGAGGgttgcagagaggcaggaagttgAAGAGGGAGGTAGAAAACAGAGCCCCCTcactgtgtgtgtgaggggagagGGCCTGCTCTACCACTTTCCCTACGCTGGGGCCTTCCACTctggaaaaatcagaaaacagaaaagaactacCACACAGAGTATGTGGTGCAGTAATTTCGGGAAACAGAAGGTCAAAGGGCTCCTTTGGGAAATATTTCAGATCCATAGTGTGCTGCTGAGGTTTGGTGATTTTGAAGTATTGACGACTAccaaagagataaacaaaatagaaaatgcatGATTTAGAAAAGTTTCCAGGAGCAAGCAGCCAAGTTTTCAGAGTCAATTAGCTTTCAGTTGGCATTATTGCAAGCACTATTGCAAATCCATGGGACAACTTAATGGCCTTTTGGTCACTAAGGCCAGAATTCTAAAGAGAGCTACAATATTCATAAGAATAATtctgctaggggcacctgggtggctcagtctgttaagcatcggactcttgattttggttcaggtcattatctcccggttgtgagatcaagccccatgttgggctctgaactcagcccagagtttgcttgtccctctccctctgctcctctgctctcttgttccctctctctcacacacaaataagtaaaatctttaaaaaaaaatgattctgctGATCAGCCCTGCTCCAAAGATGACCTCATCTTCCCACCTTACAGAGCATCCCCACCCCATTCAGACCCAACTATCTGGTTATGAaaacaaacaggcattttgaagCTGGTCAGgctcacatatttttaaagacctgCTTCTGTCTCGTTCTCTCAGCCCTTCATACCTGTCTTTTATGCTCTAGATTCCCAAAAGCATTTACTTCCATAGCAAAGAATTTGAGCTCCTGCCAGTGATCAGTTCATTGAGTATTGGTGAGTCACTAGGGGTGTGAGGCTGCACTCTCTCTCTGGAGCAAAGATGATGAAAAGTCACTGGAAAGAAATGTCCCTGGTTGATAAAACCAAACTATAGAGCCCTATACTTTTTAGTGTAGGAAGTTAACAGAGGATGGAAACCTCCCACAAGGGAAGGACAAGTGCCCAAGCAACCGTGGATGTGTATAGTCCCTGGAATTGTAACAGGCCCCTCACTGAGCACAGGGCCCCTCCCAGCAGCCTCAGCCCAGCCTCAGCCCAGCCTCGCTGTCTCCATCTGGCCCCAAGGACCAGAACAACTGCTTAGGCACCTTGCTCTTTCCCACCCAGCTCTCCCTTCCTACTTCCTGCAGAACATTCCCTAGacttctctgccccttccttgaGTCCTTAAAAGACAGGCCATAGCTTTTTCAGACTGTCTTACCCCCTCCTCTTCCATCGCCCTTCCCCCTCTCCGCCAACCTGGAAGACTCACACCTCCCATAGAAGACAGCTGTGCTGCGTTGGGTTCTCCCATAAGGAAGCTCATTCTTCAGCTGAGAGCCGGCCTCCAGCAGAGAAGGGAGGGCTCCCTTGCATTGCAGACCCCCAGTGCTATGGGAAGGGAGCCAGCAAGAATTATGTATTTGTGGTTACAGGAGGGTCATACAGGAGGGTCATGCCCTCTCTCATGCAAGTATGAGGAGCTAACCATCGAGCAGGAAAGACAGGACCGGCAAAAGTTAACTCAAGACATAGTATGTGGTAAGTCCACTCAGTGGCAGGGATAAAGTGTTAGGAGGACACAAATGAgggagaaaacttttttttttcgaTTTTTGATGGAAAGCTTTAAGAAATGAGAGGCATCGGAACTGGATCTAAAAGAATGAGGAAGGTTTCCATAGACAGAGATGGGTAACAAGACCAGCCAGGAGAAACGAACCACACGGAGTGGGCAATACAGGGGTACCTTGGGTGTAGAAAAAAGTACACTAGGACTTGAGTCTAAATAGCTGGGTTTGAGCTTATCAGAGCCCTTTGTTATGGGCTTCTTAAGATTTGCatattaatttcctattttaaatgtgAATGAAAGTCTGTACCCAACTTAACTGTTGAATCCTTTTTGCTTTTCAGgccagagaaggggaagtagCCATTATTGATAAAGTCCTAGACAATCCAGACTTGACATCTAAAGAATTCCAACAATGGAAGCAGATGTACCTGGATCTTTTCTTGGATATCTGTCAAAACACCACCTCAAATGACCCACTAAGTATTTCTTCTGAAGTAGATGCGATCActtcctctctcacacacactcactcgtACATTGAAACACATGTGTAAGTGTATTCTGCCCTCTGGCCATCCGGTACCTTCTGGTACATTGAACAAGTATATGAGGTAGTTTTATATCAGTGTGTGGGACACTTGACAAGCTATACTTTAATGTTACCAAACTATATGAAACAAATCATATATGGTCATGATACAAATTGATCTTTAATGagcatttgtatattttatatgcagtTAGTGCTCAGCTTATGTTTACCATGTGCGAAATCAATTGTCTTCAATGACTTAAAATTAACTTTTGCAAACAACTCTGAAGACAGATGGTCTTCAAGTAGTAAAACCACAAAAAGGCAGTTTTCTATCTAAGGTCATCTTTTCTCCCTCTAAGTTAATTTTCTATAAACAAGACTTCAAAAAGTAAATCACATTTTTTCAGGTGCAGATATCCTTGTGGGTGGGAAAGAATTTAaaccttttttatatttattaaaatgttctaagAATTTTCTTAAACATTGCACAAAGTTTAAtgctgtagttttatttttgtgaaatgtaGATGTGCATACAAGAGTTAAGCAAAATAGAGGAGCATCAACATAAGAAAAGTTCAGGTATCTAATATTCGTCTTAAAAGTCTGTTAACTTGTGAAAGCCAGTTAATGGAAATACTATTCCAAATCTGTGGGGACACTTACTGGTGTATCAGGGCAAAGCTTTGTAAGATGTTTTTGTAACTAAGACCAAAATTGAAGATAGAGctgctttattttcttggtttaaatcttcctttatttttgtagTGATGAAATGCTGATTGTGTACAGAGGAATTTGAGAGTGGATTTTGTAAAACACAGCTAATTTGCCCAGAAAGGCAGCtaacagattatatatatacacatatatgtgtatatatataaaatttcagcCCAAACTCATGTTTTTAAACTCCAGCCCCTAAAAAACAAGGGATAAACTGAAATGAGCCAACTTTCCAGTTAATTTCCAATTCTCCCGCTAGTCCATTAATTAAACTTATGTAATTATATTTCAGGCAGGGAAGTAAAATACATTTAGTTACAGGCTAATGCGTGttataatataaaaaacaatGTAGAAAAATTGTGCCTCTCTCCTGAGGAGCAAGAGGATAATGGTCATTCAGAGATATATTACATTGAATTATATGAGAGAAAGAATTTATAGAGGTTTTTCCTAGCTTCATGAATTGTTTCTATAGCGTGGATGAAGTCTGTGAAAAAGTCCTCTtcatatattttccatttataagTATCTCGTTTTTGAAAGTGATCACAGCATGATAATGACTGTGCTGCTTTTTAGTGTCTGGCTGCATAACGTACAAATCACAATCTGCTGTTTTTTTAGGAGGAGGAAGGGACCCTCCTTTACTATTCTATATCCTAAAATCTACTTCTAATCAGCTTTATACTGTTGCCTGTACAGCTCAGTGAATGTACTTTCATCTCTAAGAGTTCAGATATTATGCCAGTGAATATTTTTGCTGTAGAGGAGAAAGTAAAAACTCCACAGCAGGgatctttttctttgcttttgaaacCAACATTGAATCACTATCGTTTTGCAGACTTTGCACACTGTACAGGAGAGTGGCCTTTCTACAGCACATTTTCAGTAATCCTATATTTAGTCAAAATGGATGAGAAATCATGTATTAATGTTTGTATGGAATTTTGGGTCTAgtgtaatatttttatcatttaaaaaaacctatttgtaaaaacatttatttactgcATGGATATTGACGTACATTAAATTTGTGGAATTTTGtatatgtaaaaaaacaaacaaaaaacacaccaaaaccTCTTGTCCTAAAATGAAGTGTGCTTGTTACAGGTGTTTAGACTTGTTGATGTTTACTAGACCAAATGTGTACATTCACTTAAAACTATCTGTACCTGATGGATGTGTCGTGAATACAGTGGCAACATTGTGCCCTGTAAAGAACGAGCAGTTGAAAGACTAGTTGTGTTGCTACTAAGCAGCTTTTACTTTTGTAAAGTCAGCTCTGTTGttttaaatggtaaaaattaaactaatgaattttaaaagactcGTGACTAGCTTAGCATGAAAGAGACCTTTTAACACTATATTTATCTGTACATTTTGTTGCATTAGTTTCAAATCTAGGAAACAGGCAGCACTGTAAACTGAAGTGAAATAAATTTAGCTCTTAATGAATCCTTATAAGGCACCGACTTTATTCCTACAGAGTCCTCACCACCTTTCTTTGAGACCTAATCGCAGAGCCGCCCTTCCCCGACCCCCTTCCCTAGTCAGGAGTTGTAACTTTGCCACCGTCCAAGCCAGAAGCAGCAGCTGTTCATGTGTGCAGGGGTCTTTTCTGAGACCCTGCAAAACCAAGCTCCTTCCCCACTTAGTGGACACAAACTTGcaccttctcctctttcctttctgttgaTTCTTGGgaagttggggagggggagggactaCCAAAAATAtgttgtatgtttgtttgtttgtttgttaacaAATATAACCTACGACCTGTCAGCAGAATGAACtttgaaagaagatgaaagaaataagTTTGGGTTTTCCTAGATGTTCCACATAACCAGAAGAACCTGATTATTATGGCCAAGGACTGCTGAAGTAAAACTGAAACCAATGAGATGACTAAAGCCAGGGCAAAAGCAGGCTAGGGGTAAGAATGAGGGACAGAAAAACTTAACCTAggatattttctcaaaaaaaaaaaaaaaagttctttcttaGAGATTTTCTTCCCTCTCAGTCCTATATTTATATTAAGCCATCAGAGCAGTACTATAAACATAGTTCTGAATCATAAAATCATAGTTCTCCTTACAATGACTTCATGCTTTTAATGAAGGCACTTTCTCTTCACTCTTTACTCAGCTAATGCCGTCTTTTCTAAGTATTTATTACAGCCTTTATAGCTAACAGTTTTCCGCGTTTTGTGTTTAACTTCTCGTGGTACATTTTTGGCCTTGTTTGGCACAAAAGTAATCACTGTTTAGCACCTAGGACAACACTTTAACTATAAGAGGAAAAACAGggccatattttattttcaaaagtccATCTCTAGACCGACATGAGTCTTCCTAGAAATCCCCAGCTCACTGAAGCCGATTTATATATCGTATTTTGACCCCTTCTGTCTCCCATTCTCAACTTCAGGGGCATTGTTCCTCCTCAACCAAGCCCTTGTTTGCATCCTTAAATTTGAGCAGCCGCTCTGCTCCCAGAGTCCCATTCTTAGGAAAAGCCCACGCGTTACTCTGTAAGCCTGCTCAAGCGCGACGTTTTCTCTCTGTCGTCCCAAGACTGGACTAACCCATTAAGCTCCGCACTAAATCTGGCGTCTCTCcgagccctccctccctctcctcatctCCACCCTCAGCCAGCTGCAGCACCGCGCACTGCAGGCCGTTCCAGGCCCAGGGTAGCGCGCAACCAATGTCCTCCCAGCGGTCCAGGTCAAGGTCATAGCCCACCACGTTGCGAGTAGGCACCTGCCGCGAGTCTCGCCACTTGAGGCCGCCCAGCAGCAGAGCCGTCTCCTCCACCACGGCCAGCCCATAGCAGAAGCGATCATAGGGTAGCGGCCGCAGCCGAGTCCACTGGTCCGTGCCGGGGTCATAGCGTTCGATCTCAGAGAAGGGCTCATAGCGCCCCAGAAAGGCGAACACCGCGCCGCGCAGCACAGCCATGTGGTGCCCGAAGCGGGCCGTGCTCATGGGCGCCCTCTTACTCCACGCTCGCTCCCCGGGGCCCAGGGAGTACATGTCCCGGAGGCTGCTCGCGCCGCCCTCGCCTCTTCCCGCCTTACCCCCAGAGATGTACACGACGCCACGGTCCCCGACGGCCCCGGCGTGGCCGTGCAGCGCCCGCGGCAGTGCCCCGGCTGCCGTCCAGCGGTCCCGGCGCAGGTCGTACATCTCTACGGACGCCAGCGCCTGGCCGTCCGCGCCCAGACCCCCGACAGCCAGGAGCCCCTCGCCCACGGCGCCGCACCAGAAATGGGCCCGCGCTTCCCGCATGGCGGGCACCGCCGTCCAGGCGTGGAAGCGCGGGTCGTAACGGTGCACTTCGGCCGTGACCGGCCGCACGCCGTCTGCCAGGGGTGAGGCGCCATCAGGACTCTCCCCGCCCAGGACGAAGAGAAAGTTGCCTGCGGTGCACACGCTGTGCCCCAGTAGCGGTGCAGGCAGCCGCGTGAGGCTGCGCCAGCGGTGGTTGTACACGTCGAAAGCCACCACGTCCTGGGTGAACTCCcaatcctcttcctcctcctcttccaacTGCTCGTCGTCgtcgtcctcctcctcttccgGCTCCGCCGCAGCGCCTCTGCCCCTGGCTACCGCCGGGCGGACCACAACCTCCTCTGTCACCGCCTCCCGCGCCCTGCGCCCCCCTATCAACAAGATGCGGGTTTGGGGACTCCGGACGCTGGTCTGCTCGCCCTGCAAAAGCGGCTGGCGGGAGGGCGCCGTGTGGTAGTTGAGGGCCTGGATGATGAGGCCCTTGACGCGGGCGGGCAGGACGAGGCCAGAGCCCGAGTACACGCGCCGCAGCACGTCGGCACGTACTAGGCCGAAGCGAACGCGCTCGAGCAGCGAGGCGCAGTGGGCCAGGCGTTCGGCCTCAGGCTCCTGCCTCAGCCAGGCTAGTGCCAGACCCAGCAGCCAGGCCTCGGGCACCCGCGCCAAGTCGGGAGCACCCAACACAGCCTTGAGCGACGTGGGGTTCAGCTCCAGCAGCCCCATGGGGCCCGCGCCCCGCAGCAGCAGCTCCCGCAGGTGGCGCATGATGCAGCTCTCCGCGGCGCCCAACGTGTGCGCCAGGCCGAAGCGCGCCGCCACGTTGGCTGCGAAGCAGCAGTTCTCCGGAGCCAGCTGGCGCTCCAGGTAGCGGCCGCACAGCCCCAGCGCCTCAGTCACCTGCAGGTAGCTGGCGGCCTCCAGAGTGTCTTCCACTGTGTCCATGGACAGCGGCAGCCAGGCGGTGTAAATGAAGTCCAGCAAGCGCTGCAGGCCGGCCGCCGACGGCACGTGTAGGTGGATCACGCTGGCCCTGGATTCCCGGGTGTGGCTCTTGAACAGAGCCCTGAAGTAGTCGCTGGAACACGCGAGCAGCGACCTATGCGCCGGGAACTCGCTGCCCTCAGCCTCCAGCGTCACGTCGCACAGGAAGCCCTCGGCGCGCAGGGCCTGATAGCCGGTGAGCAGTGCGCCGCCATGAGCTTTACAGTAAGATAGGAAGTAACTCATGATGTCCGGGGCGAGAAGCGGCCTGGCCGGGGCTGGAGCTCACCCGGCACGGCCAGAGACATCTCGGGGTACGGCACCCCAGGGCCCCTACGCGAGCCCCAGAGCCCCTAGCAGGGCCCCATTTTTGCCTGCTCAGCTTAAAGCCCAGGGCTCCTTCATCCAGGCCTGCAAATATCCCTGTACCCTTCCTTCTCAGAGCAAACCCGGTCGGGGGATGGTTTCCAGAAGCTCCCAGTAGCCCAGAGCGCGGAGTCTGGAGTCTTCCGGAGGGAGCGGGGTTTGCTTTTGGCTGCTGCCGAGGCTGCCAGCGCGTTGCCCGAAGCCCCCTCCCGGTCCCAGTTTGGGGAGCCCACACCTGCGCGCCAGGGGCCGCAGTGGCCACACACCATCACCTGGAAGGGCCGAGCTGTGGGTGGACTGATTCTGAGGGGTGCTGGATCTCCGACAGCGCTGATGCGCAGATGGGGCCCGCCTCGGGGCGTCCGGGGAGTGCGGGGCGAGGGCTCTGGCCTCCCGGGGGTGGACGAGAAGGACGGACACTGCGGGCACCCGCGAGGGCCGGGGACAACTGGGTATGGGGCGGAGAGGGGGGTGAGCTTGTTCCGCGCGGAGGATCAAATCAAAGCCTGGGGGATTAAGGAAGGGGGGGGCGCAGGTCAGCGCGGCGGGTCGGAGGCATGATTGGGCGCCGTACATAACATGCCGGTAGCTCACAGCGACAGGAATAGCGCgcggcctcggcctccccggcgcgccccgccccgcgccccggcTGCTGGCCACGAACCCAGGGCCGGGGCACTGGAGGGAGCGGCCTGGGCCTGGGACTTGACTCCGGTGACCTGATGAGCCGCCGGTCACCGGGGGGGTCTCGAGAACTCGGCTAGGGCTGCAGGGATGCGAGTCGCCCGCCGAGGACCCTGTCCCTGCTGCTGTCTAGGGAGAGGCGGCCGGCTGGACCGGAGGAGTGTCGACTCCCTGGTGCACTTGCGCCTGGGAAAGAAGCCCCTGGCTCGAAACTTTCTGCTTTGAGAAGGCCCTAATTAATCCGGCGGGGGCGGGGATTAAGCGGCGACTTTGCGCGCTGACACCCAGGAGGTCGCTGCGCGCAGTAGAGCTACTGGCGGGAACCACGCCCGGGGGAATCTGGGTCTCCCCGCCAGCTGCGCTCGGTAACACGTCCCTCACCTGGACTCACCCTTTCGAGATGCTGGGCCTACTCCGCGCCCTTCCCGAGGCGGCCCGCGTCTCCTGGGATGGCTTGTCTCACATTCCGCGCTGGGGAATTTGCTCCCACCCCCGCTCCCTGACCCCAGCCAAGTTCTCCCTTCCTGTTCTTGGATCCTGCCCAACCCATCCCTTAGCAAAGTGGACAAGGAAATTGGGTTTTCTGTCTTTGAATGACcacttcttttaagaaaataattccttccagtttctctccCTGACTTTCCAGACTGTGATCTAATTACTGCCTGCTACATCCTAAGTGCCCCGACAAGATAATGGGCAGTAAGGCCGCAGAGCCGGGTAGAGGCTAGAGTTTCCTAGGGCCCCTTTTCATGAAGTTATTTATAAGATGCAACCAGCACAGAAATGGTGACTAAAACCACGCGGTCTTGAGACATTAGGAAAGCATTTCCCCATCTCCTCCATCCTGCTCTTAAATAACTAAACGATTAATATAACcgttctttcttgccaatttggagcttctgtgttttgctttcatccagaattgatttttctattttctaatgcAACCCCTCTAGCAATCTGTTTTAAGTGAACCCTTTTGAGGGCATCTGAAATAACTTGCATTTCTGAGAGTTGGGGTTGTGtttcataaaaaagaagaagtctaAGGAAGTATAAAAATGTATCGTTTTCTGCCTCATACTTACAAGGTCTCCACTTAGAATTCTTGAAGTGcataaaaatattagtaaaatgaTCCTGCTTTCTTGTCAAAGATGGAATTGCTTTATGACTTAAATTAGCCAAATTATAAAATGCAGGCAGAGGCTCAAGTTAAGGGCTTGCTTAAACTCCAGAGGCTAAAAATACTCTAATTTGAATTCCTAATGTTAAAACTACAGATGGATTCAGGCAGggtgctgggtttttttttttttttttttaagtactaaaaTTCttagttcaaaaataaaataccagtttGGTTCAGTGTGCACAGATCCGAATGGTGAAATTAAATGGCCTTTACTCGACTTAATAGAAATTTGTTAGAAGGGATATTGTAGATCATTTAGCCaaactttccttttcctctgcaatttcttgtttttcttttcaaacaaatGTGGCAAATGAGCCCCAGAGAGAGTACAGTTTGTCTGGGTGACTTGGATATTGAGTTACAGAGTCTGGACAGGAATCCAGGGCTCTCTCCCCACTATATTATGTGACCTCtcttatgataaaaataaaatagtgcaaCACACCGTCAGATTACTTAAACCAAATTTTAGAATGATAAAgtttaaatacagtttttcaaGCGTGTTTTAACCCCAAAATCGGTCACATCTCCAGAGATCTGTCCATCGTCATGCATTCAGGTTAAATCCAAAATGTCACACTTACTTGAGAATAAAGCTGTGGAAGGCTTTACATCTTGACATCAAAAATCAATGGTAGGCAACAAGTATGTGTTCATTGCTGGTGCTACATGCCATCTTTACGGATTTTGCCATTGAGGATACAATGAACTGTGTTAACGGGAGAAATTTTCATATTGGAGGTGTTTCCAGGGTTTTGTCTAGAAAATGTAATTATCAGTCCATCCAAGAACATTCTTGTCCTTTGAGTAATGTCTGTGGAAAGGCTCAAGATTTTAATTTCTGCCCAGTATTAACTGTgctaaataatgcttcagtgtgTGCTTTTTTAGATGTCATGAGAGATGTGTGTCTTAAACTGGATCCCCTGGAAGCAGTCTCTGCAGCCCAACCTGAACACGTGGGGATGAGCACATGTGGTAGGGTATGATGATCACGTTGCAAATGATCCACTCTGAGTGGCCTTCCCCCTTTAGACTATAAGCTCCTCGAGGACAAGGAGtgtttctcaattttttaaacttatct
This region of Meles meles chromosome X, mMelMel3.1 paternal haplotype, whole genome shotgun sequence genomic DNA includes:
- the KLHL34 gene encoding kelch-like protein 34 yields the protein MSYFLSYCKAHGGALLTGYQALRAEGFLCDVTLEAEGSEFPAHRSLLACSSDYFRALFKSHTRESRASVIHLHVPSAAGLQRLLDFIYTAWLPLSMDTVEDTLEAASYLQVTEALGLCGRYLERQLAPENCCFAANVAARFGLAHTLGAAESCIMRHLRELLLRGAGPMGLLELNPTSLKAVLGAPDLARVPEAWLLGLALAWLRQEPEAERLAHCASLLERVRFGLVRADVLRRVYSGSGLVLPARVKGLIIQALNYHTAPSRQPLLQGEQTSVRSPQTRILLIGGRRAREAVTEEVVVRPAVARGRGAAAEPEEEEDDDDEQLEEEEEEDWEFTQDVVAFDVYNHRWRSLTRLPAPLLGHSVCTAGNFLFVLGGESPDGASPLADGVRPVTAEVHRYDPRFHAWTAVPAMREARAHFWCGAVGEGLLAVGGLGADGQALASVEMYDLRRDRWTAAGALPRALHGHAGAVGDRGVVYISGGKAGRGEGGASSLRDMYSLGPGERAWSKRAPMSTARFGHHMAVLRGAVFAFLGRYEPFSEIERYDPGTDQWTRLRPLPYDRFCYGLAVVEETALLLGGLKWRDSRQVPTRNVVGYDLDLDRWEDIGCALPWAWNGLQCAVLQLAEGGDEEREGGLGETPDLVRSLMG